From a region of the Methanolinea sp. genome:
- a CDS encoding protein-L-isoaspartate(D-aspartate) O-methyltransferase, whose product MPGEDRFEQERQRMVDLQIAARGVKDSRVLAAMRSVRRHLFVPLSFRDSAYNDSPLPIGSGQTISQPYIVAVMTELLRLQPGDRVLEIGCGSGYQAAILGTLAREVISIERLPEIARMARENLSREGIGNVTVVVGDGTLGYPERAPYDAILVTAAAPRVPPPLLEQLAEGGRLVAPVGSRDLQELVRCTKRDNTIDREHFGGVVFVPLLGQQGWPE is encoded by the coding sequence ATGCCCGGCGAAGATCGCTTCGAGCAGGAACGGCAGAGGATGGTCGACCTGCAGATCGCCGCCCGGGGCGTGAAGGACAGCCGCGTCCTCGCCGCCATGCGATCGGTCCGCCGCCACCTCTTTGTCCCCCTTTCCTTCAGGGATTCCGCATACAACGACAGTCCGCTTCCCATCGGGAGCGGGCAGACCATCTCCCAGCCCTACATCGTCGCCGTCATGACCGAGCTCCTCCGGCTGCAGCCGGGTGACCGGGTACTGGAGATCGGGTGCGGGAGCGGGTACCAGGCCGCCATACTCGGGACCCTGGCACGGGAAGTGATATCCATCGAACGCCTCCCAGAAATCGCCAGGATGGCACGGGAGAACCTATCCCGGGAAGGCATCGGAAATGTCACAGTAGTGGTCGGCGACGGGACACTGGGGTATCCCGAACGGGCCCCCTACGATGCGATCCTCGTCACCGCTGCTGCCCCCCGGGTCCCTCCGCCGCTCCTTGAACAGCTGGCCGAGGGGGGACGCCTGGTGGCCCCTGTGGGCTCGCGCGACCTGCAGGAACTGGTCCGGTGCACGAAACGGGATAACACGATCGACAGGGAGCATTTCGGAGGGGTGGTCTTTGTCCCGCTCCTGGGACAGCAGGGATGGCCGGAATGA
- a CDS encoding TIGR01458 family HAD-type hydrolase yields the protein MAIEALLIDLDGVLYIGEAAVPGARNAIRYLEDQGYPFRFVSNTTRRSRRSIVSRLASMGFSIPEEHIFTPAAAAAAYLAGDRPQSALFLTTMEVADEIAGLAGIASDPVTAGTVVVGDAGDRFTYRSLNEAFRLLLGGAGLVALEKDRSWMGADGMTLSAGPFVAALEFASGKEARVMGKPSPHFFMEALASMGAGPTEAAMIGDDVVTDICGAMACGLSGILVRTGKFREEALARAPCQPSAILDSIADLPGYLRR from the coding sequence ATGGCCATCGAAGCCCTCCTGATCGATCTGGACGGCGTCCTTTACATCGGTGAGGCCGCAGTCCCCGGCGCCCGAAACGCCATCCGCTATCTCGAAGACCAGGGATACCCGTTCCGGTTCGTCTCGAACACCACCCGCAGATCGCGCCGCTCGATCGTCTCCCGGCTGGCATCCATGGGGTTTTCCATCCCCGAAGAGCATATCTTCACCCCGGCCGCTGCAGCCGCCGCGTACCTGGCCGGGGACCGGCCGCAGTCGGCACTGTTCCTTACCACCATGGAAGTGGCCGATGAGATTGCCGGCCTTGCCGGCATCGCCAGCGACCCGGTCACCGCTGGAACGGTTGTCGTCGGTGATGCGGGCGACCGGTTCACGTACCGATCGCTGAACGAAGCGTTCCGCCTCCTGCTGGGCGGGGCCGGGCTCGTTGCCCTCGAAAAAGACCGTTCCTGGATGGGAGCGGATGGCATGACGCTCTCGGCAGGCCCGTTCGTTGCCGCGCTCGAGTTTGCAAGCGGGAAGGAGGCACGGGTCATGGGCAAACCCTCGCCGCACTTCTTCATGGAGGCGCTCGCGTCAATGGGGGCAGGACCCACGGAGGCGGCCATGATCGGGGACGACGTGGTGACCGACATCTGCGGTGCCATGGCCTGCGGGCTCTCCGGCATCCTGGTGAGGACCGGGAAGTTCCGGGAAGAGGCGCTGGCCCGTGCTCCATGCCAGCCATCGGCCATCCTCGACTCCATCGCGGACCTCCCCGGCTACCTGCGACGGTGA
- a CDS encoding site-specific DNA-methyltransferase produces MWRLMSWSTSRSPIFTLRSSISSIPVHHTIYPPAGLNGFHLPIPSRGSINDGGGLIPHEMPRKARIEKIPDKAGKARIRGGTQGARSAVSLSEPDGIQEYVNRVICGDAGEVLHRFPDNCIDIIVTSPPYNFGHSYASDPHDDTQDWNTYFSTLQGIWKECVRVLKPGGRMAVNIQPLFSDYIPTHHLVSNQLLALGLLWKAEILWEKNNYNAKYTAWGSWKSPSMPYLKYTWEFIEVFDKETHKKAGRREDIDITDEEFKEWVIGRWTVPPETRMRDFGHPAMFPEEIPRRLLRLFSYRNDLVLDPFNGVGTTTLAAWKNGRRFIGIDVDSGYCREALSRIRQSGVPAGTMREPGLIVPGD; encoded by the coding sequence ATGTGGAGGTTGATGTCGTGGAGCACCTCCCGGTCTCCTATCTTCACACTGAGATCTTCAATATCCAGCATCCCGGTTCACCATACAATATATCCGCCCGCGGGATTAAACGGTTTTCACCTTCCCATACCGTCCCGGGGAAGTATTAATGATGGCGGTGGGTTAATACCTCATGAAATGCCCAGGAAGGCACGGATTGAGAAGATCCCGGACAAAGCCGGGAAGGCCCGCATCCGGGGCGGGACACAGGGTGCACGTTCTGCAGTCTCCCTGTCCGAGCCTGACGGGATACAGGAGTATGTCAACCGGGTCATCTGCGGCGATGCCGGGGAGGTCCTGCACCGTTTCCCTGACAACTGCATCGATATCATCGTGACCTCCCCGCCCTACAACTTCGGCCATTCCTACGCGAGCGACCCGCACGACGATACCCAGGACTGGAACACCTACTTCTCCACGCTGCAGGGCATCTGGAAGGAGTGCGTGCGGGTCCTCAAGCCGGGGGGGAGGATGGCGGTCAACATCCAGCCCCTCTTCTCCGACTACATCCCCACCCACCACCTGGTCTCGAACCAGCTCCTGGCCCTTGGCCTGCTCTGGAAGGCGGAGATCCTGTGGGAGAAGAACAACTACAATGCCAAGTACACGGCCTGGGGGAGCTGGAAATCACCGTCCATGCCCTACCTCAAGTACACCTGGGAGTTCATCGAGGTCTTTGACAAGGAGACTCATAAGAAGGCAGGGAGGCGGGAGGATATCGATATTACCGACGAGGAGTTCAAGGAGTGGGTGATCGGGCGCTGGACGGTTCCTCCCGAGACCCGGATGCGGGACTTCGGCCATCCCGCGATGTTTCCCGAGGAGATCCCCCGCCGGCTCCTCAGGCTGTTCTCCTACCGAAACGACCTCGTCCTCGACCCGTTCAACGGGGTGGGCACCACCACCCTCGCCGCCTGGAAAAACGGCCGGCGGTTCATCGGGATCGATGTCGATTCCGGGTACTGCCGGGAAGCCCTGTCGCGGATCCGGCAGTCCGGTGTTCCTGCAGGGACCATGCGGGAACCGGGACTAATCGTTCCCGGGGACTGA
- a CDS encoding cyclase family protein yields MTRIYDITRPLAPGIIVYPGDTVPRFRQEDNGQYRTTEMVMSSHSGTHIDAPAHYLASGRTVDAIPFAALMGRCRVIDCPGSGGMITARELGKKTGGADKILIKTSFSGKQEFDEQFPALSPDAAHYLAREGVACVGTDAPSIERHGGSGEVHRILLSQGIVIIELLDLSDVEEGVYRMVALPLRLRGGDGAPCRVILFEEGTNPLGD; encoded by the coding sequence ATGACCAGGATCTACGATATCACCCGGCCCCTTGCTCCGGGAATCATCGTGTACCCGGGCGATACCGTCCCCCGGTTCCGCCAGGAGGATAACGGGCAGTACCGAACCACGGAGATGGTGATGAGTTCCCACTCCGGGACCCACATCGATGCCCCTGCACACTACCTTGCATCCGGCCGGACCGTCGATGCGATCCCGTTTGCAGCGCTCATGGGGAGGTGCCGGGTCATCGATTGCCCGGGGTCTGGTGGTATGATAACCGCCCGGGAGCTCGGAAAGAAAACAGGGGGAGCCGACAAGATCCTGATCAAAACCTCGTTCTCGGGAAAGCAGGAGTTTGACGAACAGTTCCCGGCCCTCTCTCCGGATGCGGCACACTACCTGGCCAGGGAGGGAGTTGCCTGTGTAGGGACGGACGCTCCCTCTATCGAAAGGCACGGCGGGAGCGGCGAGGTTCACCGAATCCTCCTTTCACAGGGCATCGTTATAATCGAGCTCCTCGATCTATCGGACGTGGAAGAAGGGGTGTACCGGATGGTGGCCCTCCCGCTCCGGCTCCGGGGTGGAGACGGCGCACCGTGCCGGGTAATCCTGTTTGAAGAGGGGACAAACCCGTTAGGAGACTGA
- a CDS encoding ABC transporter ATP-binding protein, which produces MLDIEDLSVKIGDREVLHDINLHIGVGETHVLMGPNGSGKTTLLRTIMGFAGLEVTEGSITFKGQDITHLPIHERAHLGMGMQFQRPPTIAGLKLGKLLQVTSGGNTQMVGESAAYLRMDALLDRAINQGFSGGEIKRSEVLQLMVQKPDFVMLDEPESGVDLENISLIGNAIARLLDKDVHIVNRKRSGLVITHTGYILDYLDADFGHVMCDGVFRCHGNPREILKVIKTSGYKECLVCQKI; this is translated from the coding sequence ATGCTGGATATTGAAGATCTCAGTGTGAAGATAGGAGACCGGGAGGTGCTCCACGACATCAACCTCCACATCGGGGTGGGAGAGACCCACGTGCTGATGGGACCGAACGGTTCAGGGAAGACCACCCTGCTTCGCACCATCATGGGGTTTGCCGGGCTCGAGGTGACCGAGGGAAGCATCACCTTCAAGGGACAGGACATCACCCACCTGCCCATCCATGAGCGGGCACACCTCGGGATGGGAATGCAGTTCCAGCGCCCCCCAACCATAGCCGGGCTGAAGCTGGGAAAACTCCTACAGGTCACTTCCGGCGGCAATACTCAAATGGTGGGCGAATCGGCAGCCTACCTCCGCATGGATGCCCTCCTTGACCGTGCCATCAACCAGGGGTTCTCGGGCGGCGAGATCAAGCGAAGCGAAGTCCTACAGCTGATGGTCCAGAAACCGGACTTCGTCATGCTGGATGAACCGGAGAGCGGGGTCGACCTTGAGAACATCTCCCTGATAGGAAACGCCATCGCCAGGCTCCTTGACAAGGACGTCCATATCGTGAACCGGAAGAGGAGCGGTCTTGTGATCACCCACACCGGCTACATCCTGGACTACCTTGATGCCGATTTCGGGCACGTGATGTGCGACGGGGTGTTCCGGTGCCATGGCAACCCGCGGGAGATCCTGAAGGTGATCAAGACCTCGGGATACAAGGAGTGCCTCGTATGTCAGAAGATATAG
- a CDS encoding DEAD/DEAH box helicase, translating to MTVATFLAALEQQARAIAEIRSFPGRAGVYGEVELPPPLRDYLDHRGIRPYSHQADAYTAFRNGEHLVLTTRTASGKTLAFLLPVLDRLWRDPAATALVLYPTKALANDQLATFDQICRKTGISASPAIYDGDTPRDRRPRIRQVSRIVLSNPHELHQVLPWHHQWSRFFSGLSCVVIDEAHRYRGVTGSHVAFLIRRLRRICARYGSDPRFIVASATLANPAEFAGNLCGVPFRTVAGDGAPQGPRRFVLYNPFSGGVRAGSFHRDAAGILVECIRHRLQTLTFTGSRKMTELVALWAREGVVRERVGEAGQVAAYRAGYLPEERREIEQRFKSGSLAGVVSTNALELGIDIGSLDGVILAGYPGTMMATWQQAGRAGRRGEESVAVLVASPNPLDQYFMRHPDLFFGSPHESAIVDLENPYIFSGQLLCAAAELPLVGSDSVYFGPRFSEFADALFAEHLVSGTPRGLVYSGSRRPHELVGFFGISRDSFRVVLDGRTLETMDRGQAFREAHQGAVLLHQGEQYLVDSMDLAHGIVRVHPSDVDYYTRPLKSVDIAVQQVRESRLAGGFTLSFGDVEVSEHYYAYRIIRNDALLGIEPLDLPLLRFSTKAVWFTPPEGLEDEVRATGADPDGGLHGTEHALIAMMPFHVLCDRWDLGGLSVPAHPATGGPAVFVYDGHEGGIGLSEKAYRIFGDLARHTFALVSECPCREGCPACIYSPRCGNDNQPLDKEGTVLILGALCRAFGEGDQASPGIPEPGGI from the coding sequence ATGACCGTCGCCACGTTTCTTGCCGCGCTCGAGCAACAGGCCCGCGCTATTGCGGAGATCCGTTCCTTCCCGGGGCGGGCAGGTGTCTACGGGGAGGTGGAACTCCCGCCCCCGCTCCGGGACTATCTTGACCACCGGGGGATACGGCCCTACTCGCACCAGGCAGATGCGTATACTGCCTTCCGGAACGGTGAACACCTGGTGCTGACCACCCGGACAGCCTCGGGGAAGACCCTGGCCTTCCTCCTCCCGGTACTCGACCGGCTGTGGCGCGATCCCGCCGCGACCGCCCTCGTTCTCTACCCCACAAAGGCGCTTGCCAACGACCAGCTCGCCACGTTTGACCAGATCTGCAGAAAGACCGGCATTTCCGCCTCCCCGGCCATCTACGACGGCGACACTCCCCGTGACCGGCGCCCGCGGATCCGGCAGGTGTCCAGGATCGTACTCTCGAACCCCCACGAGCTCCACCAGGTCCTCCCCTGGCACCACCAGTGGTCGCGGTTCTTCTCCGGCCTTTCCTGCGTGGTAATCGACGAGGCGCACCGCTACCGGGGAGTCACTGGGTCCCACGTGGCATTCCTCATCCGGAGGTTGCGCCGTATCTGCGCCCGGTACGGGTCGGACCCACGGTTCATCGTCGCGAGCGCAACCCTCGCCAACCCCGCCGAGTTCGCCGGGAACCTCTGCGGAGTGCCGTTCCGGACCGTTGCAGGGGATGGCGCCCCGCAGGGACCGCGCCGGTTCGTCCTCTACAACCCGTTCTCCGGCGGGGTCAGGGCGGGGTCGTTCCACCGCGATGCGGCCGGCATCCTGGTGGAGTGCATCCGCCACCGGCTCCAGACCCTGACCTTCACCGGGTCGCGGAAGATGACCGAGCTCGTCGCCCTGTGGGCACGGGAAGGTGTGGTCCGGGAGCGGGTTGGGGAGGCCGGCCAGGTCGCCGCGTACCGGGCGGGGTACCTCCCGGAAGAACGCCGGGAGATCGAACAGCGGTTCAAGTCCGGCTCCCTTGCCGGGGTTGTCTCGACGAATGCCCTCGAGCTTGGGATCGACATAGGCTCGCTCGACGGAGTTATCCTTGCCGGTTACCCGGGGACGATGATGGCCACCTGGCAGCAGGCCGGGAGGGCAGGGAGGAGGGGGGAGGAGTCGGTGGCCGTCCTGGTCGCCAGCCCGAATCCCCTTGACCAGTACTTCATGCGCCACCCGGACCTGTTCTTTGGCTCCCCACACGAGAGCGCCATTGTGGATCTCGAAAATCCGTACATCTTCTCCGGCCAGCTCCTATGTGCTGCCGCGGAACTTCCCCTAGTTGGTTCTGACTCGGTTTACTTTGGACCCCGGTTTTCGGAATTTGCCGATGCGCTCTTTGCCGAACACCTTGTTAGCGGGACTCCGCGGGGGCTCGTGTACTCCGGGAGCCGGCGGCCGCACGAGCTTGTGGGGTTTTTTGGGATCTCCCGCGACTCGTTCCGGGTCGTCCTGGACGGGCGGACGCTTGAGACCATGGACCGCGGCCAGGCCTTCCGGGAAGCCCACCAGGGAGCGGTCCTCCTCCACCAGGGCGAGCAGTACCTGGTGGATTCCATGGACCTCGCCCATGGGATCGTCCGGGTCCATCCATCGGACGTCGATTATTATACGCGACCGCTGAAGTCCGTTGATATTGCCGTGCAACAGGTCCGGGAGTCGCGCCTGGCTGGCGGCTTCACCCTCTCGTTCGGCGATGTCGAGGTGAGCGAGCATTACTATGCCTATCGAATCATCCGCAACGATGCCCTCCTCGGCATCGAGCCGCTCGACCTGCCCCTGCTCCGGTTTTCAACGAAGGCCGTCTGGTTCACGCCGCCGGAAGGCCTGGAGGACGAGGTCCGGGCCACCGGTGCCGACCCTGACGGAGGGCTGCATGGTACCGAGCATGCCCTGATCGCCATGATGCCGTTCCACGTGCTGTGCGACCGGTGGGACCTCGGCGGGCTCTCGGTCCCTGCCCACCCGGCGACCGGGGGTCCAGCGGTCTTCGTGTATGACGGCCACGAAGGCGGGATCGGGCTTTCCGAGAAGGCCTACCGCATCTTCGGGGACCTGGCCCGGCACACCTTCGCCCTGGTGAGCGAGTGTCCCTGCAGGGAGGGTTGCCCGGCGTGCATCTACTCTCCCAGGTGCGGGAACGACAACCAGCCGCTCGACAAGGAGGGGACGGTCCTCATCCTCGGTGCGCTGTGCAGGGCATTTGGAGAGGGGGACCAGGCCTCCCCGGGTATTCCGGAACCGGGGGGTATCTGA
- a CDS encoding SufD family Fe-S cluster assembly protein — MSEDIDRMADLSEQDQERLAQTGLEVDLKNRSGSFFQVDQDIKQAASLEKGIEVLAIADALEKYDWLQEYSWKLVPRDKDQYTRYVAGQPEPNGFVVIARKGSRTVYPLQACLFLARSNVQHVHNIVIAEEGAELHIISGCASASYAKTGSHLGVTEFYIGRNAHVTSTMIHNWGDEISVFPRSASVVEENGAFLSNYVCMQPVKRIQMSPVAYLKGKNSVGRFSSIVVSTSGSYMDLGSVAHLLAEGASAELLTRAITTGGYIVSRGMIEGQVRNTRGHIECKGLILRDGVIHAIPEIKGDVVDTELSHEAAVGKIARDEIEYLMSRGLSEDEATATIIRGFLDVKITGLPDVLQKQIDAAIDAAEHSGF; from the coding sequence ATGTCAGAAGATATAGACCGGATGGCAGACCTCTCGGAGCAGGACCAGGAACGGCTGGCCCAGACCGGGCTTGAAGTCGACCTGAAGAACCGGTCCGGGAGCTTCTTCCAGGTAGACCAGGACATCAAGCAGGCGGCATCGCTCGAGAAAGGGATCGAAGTCCTGGCCATCGCCGACGCCCTGGAGAAGTACGACTGGCTCCAGGAGTACTCCTGGAAGCTCGTCCCCCGGGACAAGGACCAGTACACCCGGTATGTCGCCGGCCAGCCCGAGCCGAACGGGTTCGTGGTCATCGCCCGCAAGGGGAGCAGGACCGTGTACCCGCTCCAGGCCTGCCTTTTCCTGGCACGAAGCAACGTCCAGCATGTCCACAACATCGTGATCGCTGAAGAAGGTGCCGAGCTCCACATCATCTCAGGGTGTGCCAGCGCCTCCTATGCAAAGACCGGCTCCCACCTCGGCGTGACGGAGTTTTACATCGGCAGGAACGCTCACGTCACGTCCACCATGATCCATAACTGGGGTGATGAGATCAGCGTCTTTCCCAGGTCGGCCTCGGTGGTCGAGGAGAACGGGGCATTCCTCTCAAACTACGTCTGCATGCAGCCGGTGAAGAGGATCCAGATGTCCCCGGTCGCGTACCTGAAAGGGAAAAACTCGGTCGGCCGGTTCAGCAGCATCGTGGTATCAACGTCCGGGTCGTACATGGATCTGGGTTCGGTCGCCCACCTCCTTGCCGAAGGGGCGAGCGCCGAGCTCCTCACCCGGGCGATAACCACGGGAGGGTACATAGTCTCGCGGGGCATGATCGAGGGCCAGGTGCGCAACACCCGGGGGCATATCGAGTGCAAGGGCCTGATCCTCAGGGACGGGGTGATCCATGCCATCCCGGAGATCAAGGGGGACGTGGTCGACACCGAGCTCTCCCACGAAGCGGCCGTGGGAAAGATCGCCCGGGACGAGATCGAGTACCTGATGTCCCGCGGGCTCTCCGAGGATGAAGCTACGGCGACCATCATCCGCGGGTTCCTGGACGTGAAGATCACCGGCCTGCCGGACGTCCTCCAGAAACAGATCGATGCGGCAATCGATGCAGCGGAGCATAGCGGTTTTTAG
- a CDS encoding ribonuclease H-like domain-containing protein, with protein sequence MESGPALSSAGRMWRSRIDEAHDYSIIRNDTVFRTSLHASWVYESQHEAAREHLASLLSSHEGQGLDDIFRGEEQETTEGACYCIRSEEHLALGCQDRRALRDLLLSDLQLVRGIGARTEQRLKARGYRTIADLVRHQRFGKAAARSLRILSGDGIPEIEGLVTRWHSPSHQNAFLTSGLYHPSDLLFIDLETMGLFSRPIILFGLAGVQGDTLHIAQYLLRGIEEELPSLSVVREVLAEDRVIVSFNGKAFDVPCLLERSAFYGRPAGIKNPHYDLLHVARSRWRDRLPDCRLGTLERHLFGVCRECDVPGAMVPEFYEAYLATGNPGPLVPIVSHNRQDIVSLARLFALFRNGEP encoded by the coding sequence ATGGAGTCTGGCCCCGCTCTTTCTTCCGCAGGCAGGATGTGGCGTTCCCGAATCGACGAGGCACACGACTATTCCATCATCCGGAACGATACGGTGTTCCGGACCAGTCTCCATGCTTCCTGGGTCTATGAATCGCAGCACGAGGCTGCCCGGGAACACCTGGCATCCCTCCTCTCATCCCACGAAGGGCAGGGTCTCGATGATATCTTCAGGGGAGAGGAGCAGGAGACCACCGAAGGGGCCTGCTACTGTATCCGTTCCGAAGAGCACCTCGCCCTCGGCTGCCAGGACCGCCGGGCGCTGCGGGACCTCCTGCTCTCCGATCTCCAGCTGGTCCGCGGCATCGGGGCCAGAACCGAGCAGCGGCTGAAGGCCAGGGGCTACCGGACCATTGCCGACCTGGTCCGTCACCAGCGGTTCGGCAAGGCGGCAGCCCGGAGCCTCCGGATCCTCTCCGGGGACGGGATACCGGAGATCGAGGGCCTGGTAACGCGGTGGCATTCCCCGTCGCACCAGAACGCGTTTTTGACCTCGGGGCTCTACCACCCCTCCGACCTGCTGTTCATCGACCTCGAGACCATGGGGCTCTTCTCGCGCCCTATCATCCTCTTCGGGCTGGCCGGGGTGCAGGGCGATACCCTGCATATCGCCCAGTACCTGCTCCGGGGAATCGAGGAGGAGCTTCCCTCCCTTTCCGTTGTCCGCGAGGTGCTGGCAGAGGACCGGGTCATCGTCTCCTTCAATGGCAAGGCGTTCGATGTGCCCTGCCTTCTGGAGCGTTCCGCTTTCTACGGCCGGCCGGCCGGGATAAAAAACCCGCACTACGATCTCCTGCACGTGGCCCGGAGCCGGTGGCGGGACCGGCTCCCGGACTGCCGCCTGGGGACGCTCGAGCGCCACCTGTTCGGGGTCTGCCGGGAGTGTGATGTCCCGGGGGCCATGGTCCCCGAGTTCTACGAGGCCTACCTGGCCACCGGCAACCCGGGGCCCCTTGTTCCCATCGTTTCCCACAACCGCCAGGATATCGTATCGCTTGCCCGGCTCTTCGCCCTGTTCAGGAATGGTGAGCCATGA
- a CDS encoding type 1 glutamine amidotransferase, giving the protein MSGTKEPIGRAPDHPWVTMIGIFRHGSDEPPGFLEEVLEASGRPFRVFDLWEDGAVPYRQLSHLIVLGGEMSVNDEAGYPFLAEEKRIIREMIAASRPVLGICLGAQMIASACGARVFRCEKEVGWRPVRWTETLPGVPRETVVFQWHDESFDLPPGARLICRGERVENQGFIMGSALGVQFHIEVTRAMVRAWTTGRDGIAADTGRYIRESNRLCRCIAEHFIGGGKWPSKPS; this is encoded by the coding sequence GTGAGCGGCACGAAAGAGCCAATTGGTCGCGCACCCGATCATCCCTGGGTTACGATGATCGGCATCTTCAGGCATGGGAGCGATGAACCGCCCGGCTTCCTCGAGGAGGTGCTGGAAGCATCCGGGAGACCGTTCCGGGTATTTGACCTCTGGGAGGACGGCGCGGTACCCTACCGGCAGCTCTCCCACCTCATCGTCCTTGGCGGCGAGATGAGCGTGAACGATGAAGCCGGCTACCCGTTCCTGGCAGAGGAGAAACGAATCATCCGGGAGATGATCGCCGCTTCCCGCCCGGTCCTTGGTATCTGCCTCGGTGCGCAGATGATCGCCTCGGCATGCGGTGCCCGGGTGTTCCGGTGTGAAAAGGAAGTTGGCTGGAGACCGGTCCGCTGGACCGAAACCCTCCCCGGTGTCCCGCGTGAAACGGTCGTCTTCCAGTGGCACGACGAATCCTTCGACCTCCCTCCCGGGGCACGGCTCATCTGCCGCGGAGAGCGGGTGGAGAACCAGGGCTTCATCATGGGCTCGGCGCTGGGTGTCCAGTTCCATATCGAAGTGACCCGGGCCATGGTCAGGGCATGGACCACCGGCCGGGACGGGATTGCCGCCGACACAGGACGGTATATCCGGGAGAGCAACCGGCTCTGCCGCTGCATTGCAGAACACTTCATCGGGGGAGGTAAATGGCCATCGAAGCCCTCCTGA
- a CDS encoding bacteriocin family protein, whose product METKYLGREDAPITPETWDYLDTTMVQAAKTVLTGRRLLHIEGPYGLGLKAVPLEDCSVSECMLVSQFVPVHLISTTFSLGVRDLLAFEQNGLPFPASPVADAAVGVAQMEDSIIFEGAPGTPGLLTVAGANSQKLASWSTVGKAADDIIQAMITLDEAGYHGPYALALAPARFNLLYRRHMQGMGTELEHLRTIATDGIFKAPALKTGGVLIATGKQYASIVIGQDMTTGFIGPAGDALEFSITESLALLVREPASICVLKEKA is encoded by the coding sequence ATGGAGACGAAATACCTGGGGCGGGAGGATGCCCCGATCACGCCGGAGACCTGGGACTACCTGGACACCACCATGGTGCAGGCCGCAAAGACCGTGCTTACCGGCCGGCGCCTCCTTCACATCGAAGGCCCGTACGGGCTCGGGCTCAAGGCCGTACCCCTCGAGGACTGTTCGGTATCGGAGTGCATGCTGGTCAGTCAGTTCGTGCCCGTGCACCTGATCAGCACCACCTTCTCGCTTGGGGTGCGCGACCTGCTCGCCTTCGAGCAGAACGGGCTTCCGTTCCCGGCCTCACCGGTCGCTGACGCAGCGGTCGGTGTCGCCCAGATGGAAGACTCCATCATCTTCGAGGGAGCCCCCGGAACACCCGGCCTCCTCACCGTGGCGGGGGCAAACAGCCAGAAGCTCGCCTCGTGGAGCACGGTCGGGAAAGCCGCCGACGATATCATCCAGGCCATGATCACCCTCGACGAGGCCGGTTACCACGGACCCTATGCCCTCGCCCTCGCCCCGGCCCGGTTCAACCTCCTGTACCGGAGGCACATGCAGGGGATGGGAACCGAGCTCGAGCACCTGCGGACCATCGCTACCGACGGGATCTTCAAGGCCCCGGCCCTGAAGACCGGCGGCGTCCTGATCGCCACCGGGAAGCAGTATGCATCCATCGTGATCGGCCAGGACATGACCACCGGGTTCATCGGCCCGGCCGGGGACGCCCTCGAGTTCTCGATCACCGAGAGCCTCGCCCTGCTGGTCAGGGAACCGGCCTCGATCTGCGTGCTGAAAGAGAAGGCGTGA
- a CDS encoding rubrerythrin, with the protein MAEFAHAFYGNASPRKLTHSELIRAIRLMIVDEYEAISIYTQLAESIDNQLAKEVLLDIADEERVHAGEFLRLLKELAPDEEHWYAEGAAEVEAEIAKMAGAQAAGDTPAAADKPKTIGSLKG; encoded by the coding sequence ATGGCTGAATTCGCTCATGCATTTTATGGAAACGCCAGCCCCCGGAAGCTCACGCACAGCGAGCTTATCAGGGCCATCCGGCTCATGATCGTTGACGAGTACGAGGCTATCTCGATCTATACCCAGCTCGCCGAGTCGATCGACAACCAGCTGGCAAAGGAAGTGCTGCTCGACATCGCCGATGAAGAACGCGTCCATGCCGGGGAATTCCTCAGGCTGCTGAAGGAGCTGGCACCGGACGAAGAACACTGGTACGCCGAGGGCGCAGCCGAAGTCGAGGCCGAGATCGCAAAGATGGCCGGCGCCCAGGCTGCCGGGGACACCCCTGCAGCGGCAGACAAGCCAAAGACCATCGGGTCGCTGAAGGGGTGA